The Salvelinus alpinus chromosome 3, SLU_Salpinus.1, whole genome shotgun sequence genome segment GCTCTGCTGGTGCTGCTGAGGAGGCCCCCCCGACCAGGGGCCACACAGAACAGTCACACCCAGGGTCATGAAGGCCAGAAGGGCCAAGAGCCTAACCAGCACAGCCAGTCCTCCAAAGGTCAGTTTGGGCACACATCTAGTGTAAAAAGGTAGCACAGGTCACATCCTCATAAAGCCActcagaataggagtgctgatctaggatcaggcccaCCCCTGTCCATTTGTGAATATTCATTAAGATCTAaaaggtaaaaaaaagaaaaagatcaatcaaatgtatttataaagcccttcttacatcagctgatgccacaaagtgctgtacagaaacccagccgaaaaaccccaaacagcaagcaatgcaggtgtagaagcatggcggctaggaaaaactccctagaaaaggcaggaacctaggaagaaacctagaggaaccaggctatgaggggtggccagtcctcttctggctgtgccgggtggagattataatagaacatggccaagatgttcaaatgttcatagacgaccagcagggtcaaataatattaATCACAGTGGTGATCCAAGATCACAATCTTTTAACTCAACATGGCTCCTTTTAGAGCGagataacctgtgtgtgtgtgtgtgtgtgtgtgtgtacgtaccatcTTTAGACTGCCTGATGGATCCATCCCTGCTCCAGATAAACAGTGTGACACTGAGCCGTTCGTCCAGCCCCACAGagacttgtgtgtgtgtccactgctTCCCTGACCTCGGAGTGCCTGGCAGGGGAGAGAAGCAGCAGAGACCCCCACTCACCCTCTACCAGCAGGCTGTCCCCCAGCACCTCCACTCTTCTACCAGAGCCCCTCAGTGTGGATCATCACAGAGAATAATTTGCTCCCCCAGTCAGCCCAGCTTCTGATTGCAGAACTGAACCAGACTGGACACTAAATAAACAACTCTGGACAGATCTGATACCGCCCACtccagggtgaagtttcccctaagtacagatctaggattaacttctccccaatcctaacctgaacaattagtggggggggggggaagaaaaACTGTCCCAAGATCAAATGTGTGAGCAGTCTGGAGAGCAGAAATTAATAGGTGGTGAAGGATACAGGAGAAACTGGAGTGAGACAGAAGCGAGTGACAGACATTATATATGCCtgtacagatgttggatcttcatttgagccagttttctacagcaggaaactaatcctgcagcaacaagaaatgtgaattatgtggattataattaatggacatttttgtagtggTTGATAGATTTTTCAATAGGGCAaagcaagtctgacattttaaaaagTGGAGATTACAAACTttaaaagcctttttaaaaccttgaatacacatgtttgcatttcctgttgtgcaagaaaattctcagcaacaaaaatgGTCAAATTAGGACACCCTCTCCGTCTCTCGGGAGACATCACAACTACCtctgtcagaattagacgttcatccatgtttctcaaacgtcaaattacAAAGTTCatgtttaaggttaggcattaactctgaatatttacggtaagggttatggtttgggataggcttaaaacacaAATCTCAAGAACATATTTTTTATTGctggatttgaacatgcaacctttggcacCAGAGGCGGATGCTTACGCattcactgttgcccctagtggccggtttccacgtcgTCTTCCGACGTGCTCAGACATGGACGGACATCAAATACCGACAGGTGACCTGGCTGGACATTCACAGGCGGGTGGCCTCCATGTGCCATGAAAGACCTCCAGTAAATGTTCAACAAGCTAATAAAACCATGCAGCATACGGGCGAGTAAAGATATAGGCTTTTATTTTGGGTCTCACCATCAGTGTCCAGTTCTTGCAGCAGATAAAGTGTTGGGGATGTAGTCTTGACTAGACCATAAAGATCCTTGGCCGATAAAGTAACTCAGTTTATACCTTGGTTTCTTATTttagcatacatacatacatactttaACATACACGATGTGAAAAAAAACCACAAAAAAAACTATCCGACACCGACTTTATATCCATCGTAGACAGCATGCTGAATGGGAAGTACTGATTCAGTACACAAACATATGCACAACACACGTGCGTGCGCGCATACACGGAATTAGAGAAACATGTGGACAAGGTTTAACACTGTCAGATCGAGCCATCGTCTCCGGCAGGATACACAATGTGCCAGCCCTTTTCTTATTCACAACAACGCATCACCTGAAACAAATTCCCCACCATGTCAGCAACACAAGAATTATACCATCAGCGCAAGAAACGAACAAGCGTGAAACGGTCTCTTTTTGAAAAAGACATGACTGCACAACATAACAAGGACAAGGGTTGTTCGAGGCAGAGGGGAGGATGGGAAACCATAATCAAGAACAAAAATGAATTATAAAAATATAGTTATGTATTTTCGCTGCCATCGCGAATAGTAAAACACAAAAGAGGATAGCTTTTTCACAGAACACTCCGCTTCTTCAACTCAAGTCTTTTTCCGTAGTTAAAAAATAGATGTTAGATTAATCATACAGTATTTTTTTTACTAAAAAGTCACAAACAACGATTATAGTAACCACTTTTGTCTTTGCAATATTGTAAATACCATTTGTCAGCTTGTTTTGCAGTCAGCGCAATAATGATGCATAAAGAAATTAGACAATCAAATATATTTCCGCCTTTGAAAATGCTTGGTCACTTGTAGATGGGTGTATGTGTGGGTGGAATGATGGATTTCAGAAATGATCAAATAACTGAATGTGAAGTTTTTATGAGATGTGCCCACGGTCAGTCTGTCCCTCCATCTGCCCATCTGTCTGAAACaagaatagagaaagagagggagatcgaGAGCAAAGGAAGCGCCTTCTCTTCCAACAAGGCCTCCATAGTCacactccccccctccccctcttgcaatcttccctccccctctcctctcttcctccttatCAAGTAGATCCGAGTAGCTTCAGTGCAGATTGGTTTTGGAGTGTCCTTTACTCAGAAAGAATGCATGATTCATTTTCCTTTCCCTCCATTCCCTCAGCTTCAATCGTCACTGATGTAGAGTTTCAGGTAGGCGTGCGTCATGTCGCCATCTTGTTGTTGCAAGTCTCTTGGTGGCTGTTGACATCAGTGCTGAAGAAGGGAGGTGGCTATTCGTACTCCAGAAACTGTTTATGGTAGAACAAGAGGTACCTGAGAACAGAGAGATTCAACGATAAGATTTCACACTGATACATACAAGTAATTATTAAATGATAATGAAAAAAGTATGAACAACAGAAGGTAGAGGTTACTGCATCATGACACATCAACCCGAAAGGGGAGACGGAGTTTTGGATTACATTTGGAGCGGACCTAGCTGGACTAGGTCAAACCTGCCCCTAACCAGTAATACAGGGTCAGATATTAATTTGAAATCACTACtggggttgggccagtaaccgaaaggttgctggatcgaatcccagagctgacaaggtaaaaatctgtcgttgaacaaggcagttccctggtaggcagtcattgtaaaataagaatttgttcttcatcgttaaataaaatagaaaagCCTAAGGGGTGGGGCAAATGCAGAAAGAAAATGTTTTGCCCACGCTGAAGATGTCTATATAGGtacgctaatacaggactagtagacacccagcgcactacttttgtgaaaaaatGTAAACCAGCattatctgtacaaaacagttaTCTGATAATACTTGTGGAATATAAAAATACTTTCTTGATATATTAGATCAAGAAAAATATTTcatttgatgtggatgttttgggtctttgcaccttttgatgtccatgtctgaggacagggttttgttcttttcTGGATTCCAGTcaactcttacaattccaactatTGAATCCTGCAAGATACTGTTCTATATTATACAGCTACCTTTTCTGCCAAAATAAATAGTCTGCCCGTGCTACAGACGTCTAcatatcagtctgctaatactagtaaaggcccagtgtactACTTTTGTGAACAAATATGACTTGTTATGACCACAGTTCAAACTTAGGATATTTTCAGAGCTTACCCTTCGCTGTCCAGCACGTCCTTGATGCTGGCCTTGGTGATGACGGCGTCGTCGCACTTGAACCACTGGTCCTTGTGCTGCCGGATGAACGTGGTGTAGTGACCGCTCTCCAGAGTGCCCTGGTGGTTGACCACCGCAAACAGAGAATACCtggagggagagaacaggagatagGAAGCCAGGCAGAAAATGGATGAGAATTGGTTCAAGTCAAAGCAAGAGAGTAAGTAAGAGCCAATTCACTGTCATTATATTGTTCTTTATATGCAACCTAGTAGCATTGTTAGAGGGACAGCGCACATACTTATTGTCGTTGTTGAACACGTCTACCGACTGCTGGTACTGTCCGTTCATCCTGCTCTCTTTACTGAAAGACACACAGACAACATGTCAGCAATGATGAACAAAGGCGGTCCTACTAAGCCATCCGCAGGCTTCACTCCAGGGATAGTTCATCAAAATGACAATCACATATTGGTTTTCCTTAACCCGTCTATGGACAAGATGAGAcggcaatccatgctttggtttagtttccctgtcACCGCGGCCACATGCTACCGCTAACAGtaccagggaaactaaaccaaagcatggattgccgtctcaccttgtccatagactgcttacagcgAGGAAACCAATGtgattttgtaatttgggtgaatgaTCCCTTGAATATCGCACATGTAGATTACAATGAATCCTAAAGCACCCCTATTAAGCCGAGTTAGCTATGACATTAACACCTCACCCTGCCAGGCACGGTTTCCAACGAGGCCCCTGACTGACTGCCTGGTGTGACACTAACCCTAGAGATTACATTCCCACCTCTACACCAATATAACACATCTCTTTCATACAGACCCACACATTCATTCAGTCAATTAACTGATGCAGTTCCAGGCATCGCTCTTCCTCTCTGGAGGAGAGTGATCTGAGTCCCCCTCAGCAGCAGGTGTTGTTTTGACATGCTGTGCATCAGGGGATGCGCACAGGGAGTTCTGCAttaatgtgtacacacacacacacacacacctgtgtttgGCTAATTAAGTTAACACACCAATTAAACACACAGAAAATGGACGTGGTTGGTCAGACAGCGCATACACACACCTATTTAATTCTGACAGAGAAGGGCTGCATCTCAGTTGACTCAAGGGGCTTCCcttccttgtctcctttccttcgtTAGCACTGATTTGAGAATCGCAACGTGAACGCTACATAGCAAGGAGACCATCAGAGGGCTGACTTTCACTTGGTGACTTCACCTGGCGAAAATATGAGGAATTAACTTcagactactgagatgcagccCTCATCTTTTCCACGGTGGGCCTGGCTCATTGTTCAGACTGACCTGGAGGCCATGAAGGGAGTCATGTCCAGCTCTAAGGGGAAGGAGACGTATGTAGGGATCTTCCTCCGCAGCTTCGCTGAGTGTTCAAACcgctggagagggggagaagagagaaagaggagagaaagaggagagtgaaaaacatgaagaaagagagagcgggtaGAGACAACAGCGGTAGGACATGAGTTTGAAGTGGAAAAGGGAACTAAACCTGGAGCTCTCACTACCTTTTACACAAatacagagaaaacacacacacactgactttgAGGTGGAAACACGCCACAATGGGGAGCTTCTTCATGGTCAGCTGTTTGGTGGACTCCTGGTAACTATGGCAACCGCTACATTTGATCTTGGCGCTGCTCCCCAAGTGTTCTGGTCGGGTAAACCTGCAGAAGACGGGACCATGGTCAGAACACActccgggtgtgtgtgtgtgtgtgtgtgtgtgtgtgtgtgtgtgtgtgtgtgtgtgtgtgtgtgtgtgaaagagattGGTGGTGTCTCCATTGATGTGGAGAGAGCTGGACAGCAGACTAGAGAGACAAACAGGAAGTGATATGGAAGTGAAGAATAGTAATGAGATACCGGAGTAGACAGTCAGAGTGGTGGCCTttgatagatggagagagggatagagaaagagagaaatagagaggaagAAACCGAGATAAAGGTATGAGTAGTACCTGCGAAGACAGTCTGTGAGCGTGGTGGCCCCGGAGAGGTGGCTCTCTCCGTTGAGTGTGCTGCCGTCCCCCCCGGGGCTGAGGGGCCAGAAGGGCGTGGACGACCCCGGCAGGTCCAAACTGATGTCCCAGAATGGGTCAATCGTCGTGGAAACACCGCTACAGGACGAGAGGGGAGGAGTCTGAGGGAATGGCACTGTAAGGTTTGGGCTTTGACAGATCTGAAGCTTATGGAACTTTCTTATGACCCCCACCATATAAGTAGTCACAACACTGACAATATTTGTTtgcatgtaaactcagcaacaaaaaaaaagaaacgtccccttttcaggactctgtctttcaaagataattcgtaaaaatccaaataacttcacagaagggtttaaacactgtttcccatgcttgttcaatgaaccataaacaattaatgaacatgcacctgtggaacggtcgttaagacactaacggcttacagacggtaggcaattaaggtcacagttatgaaaacctaggacactaaagaggcctttctactgactctgaaaaacaccaaaagaaagatgcccagggtccctgctcatctgcgtgaacgtgccttaggaatgctgcaaggaggcatgaggactacagatgaggccagggcaataaattgcaatgtccgtactgtgagacgcctaagacagcgctacagggagacaggacggacagctgatcgtcctagcagtgtcagaccacgtgtaacacctgcacaggctcggtacatccgaacatcggtctggggcggtgtgtcacagcatcatcggactgggcTTGCTGTCATTGCTGGCAATCTAATCACTGTgccttacagggaagacatcctcctccctcatgtggtacccatcctgcaggctcatcctgacatgaccctccagcattacaatgccaccagccatactgctcgttctgtgcgtgatttcctgcaagacaggaatgtcagtgttctgccatagtcagcgaagagcccagatctcaatcccattgagcacatctgggacctgttggatcagagggtgaggactagggccattccccccagaaatgtctgggaacttgcaggtgccttggtggaagagtggcataacatctcacagcaagaactggcaaatctggtgcagtccatgaggaggagatgcactgccgtacttaatgcagctggtggccacaccagatactgactgttacttttgattttgatcccctttttgttttttgttcagggacacattattcaatttctgttagtaacatgtctgtggaacttgttcagttattgtctcagttgttgaatcttgtcatgttcatacaaatatttacgcgttaagtttgctgaaaataaacgcagttgacagtgagaggatgtttctttttttgctgagtttatgtattcAAAATGTTGCACAAAGGTTTCTAAATCAATGCATCAAACAAAGATTGTGCAATGCTCCAAGTGTCCACCAGGTGGGGATAGAACACTGTCAATCTACACTGTCCAGTAGAGGGCCTGCTACAGCAGAGGGAGTGAAACAgtgggtggtgtgtgtctgttcaaATCAGTCCCACTCTCCCTGACTCACTGCAGAGGAGAGGGGGTCAGACCAAGGCTGACACTGAGTGATGTAAAACATGATGCAACATgagcacagacagagacacagagacaaagtAAGGATGAAGCATAAATGTCACATAAAAGGAAAAAAACAATGACACACACAGGAGCTTACTGGCAGACTTGACATGTGACGTCAGACTGCAGGCCTCCAGTGAAGATTTGGTCGATGATGCAGTTGCAGTTATTGGGGTTGTTAGCCTTCTTCCCGTTGTCATCTCCTTGGTGAGCACAGGGACACGGACACACGATTGAGAATCAAAGCATGTCGAACTACCATATcaaccctcccctcccccttaccACAATAtcagagagggaacgagagagagagagggatggtggagGACGACACAGAGCCAAGCAAAGACAATCAGCGCTTTTATGTAGAGTGTCTGTGTCAATTAGTAACCTCTCAGCTCATCTCATCCAGGCTGCCAGTCAGTCATTTGCATCTCATTTCATCCAGGCAGTCAGTTATCAGCCTGATCGGGGCAGTTAGCAGACCAGCACAGCCATTTCCCACACTCCCCTCCTCTGCAGTTCCTTGTCTCCCCCTCGCTCATATTCCTGCTTTTCCTCCCACCCGTTGACTGTGGCTGAAGTAGAGAGTGTGGGTGCCATTTGAGTAGAGCAGTCTGCTTTCtacaatctgtgtgtgtgtgtgtgtgtgtgtgtgtgtgtgtgtgtgtgtgtgtgtgtgtgtgtgtgtgtgtgtgtaaatctgtGTAATATATGCGtctctgtatatacagtgtattcagaaagtattcagaccacttccctttttgttttttacattttgttacattactgcCTTAATCTAAAATAGACTAGttatcctcatcaatcaacactcaataccccataatgacaaagcgaaaacaggtttagacattttttgcaaatttataaaaaatatataaataagatATCTGttttataagtattcagaccctttgctatgagactcaaacttgagctcaggtgcatcctgtttctattgatcatccttgagatgtttctacaacttgattggagttcacctgtgaaaatttcaattgattgaacatgatttggaaaggcacacatctgtctatataaagtcccacagttgacatggcatgtcagagcaaaaaccaagccattaggtcaaaggaattgtccgaagagctccgagacaggattgtagaGAGGCACAGATggtctctgacagagctccagagttcctctgtggaaatgagagaaccttccagaaggacaaccatctcggcAGCAATCCAgcaatcagaccttcatggtagaggggccagacggaaacagcccgtttggagtttgccgaaaggcacctaaaggactctgaccacgagaaacaagattctctggtctgatgaaaccaagattgaactctttggcctgaatgccaacagtcacgtctggaggaaacctggcaccatccctacggtgaagcatggtggtagcaacattatgttgtggggatgttttttagaggcagggactggaagaccagtcaggatcgagggaaagatgaacggagcaaagtacagagggatccttgatgaaaacctgcttcagagcgctcaggacctcagagtggggtgaatgtttttattttttttatttcacctttatttaaccaggtcggccagttgagaacaagttctaatttacaactgcaacctggccaagataaagcaaaagcagtgcgacaaaaacaacagagttacacataaacaaaggttcaccttccaacaggacaacaaccctaagtacacagccaacatgatgcaggagtggcttcgggacaagtctctgaatgtctttgtgtggcccagccagaccccggacttgaacccgatcaaacatctctgaagacacctgaaaatagctgtgcagtgacgctccccgtccaacccgacaaagcttgagaggatctgcagagaagaatgggaggaactccccaaatacaggtgtgccaaggttgtagcgtcatacccaagaagactcgaggatgtaatcgctaccaaaaggtgcttcaacaaagtactgagtaaagagtctgaatacttatgtaaaatgtgagttaaaaaaaagaaaatctaataaatttgcaaatatttataaaaacctgtttttgctttgtc includes the following:
- the usp22 gene encoding ubiquitin carboxyl-terminal hydrolase 22 isoform X3 — translated: MLCVEWICRNQETQAIDLLYGGIYCFVCQDYIYDKDMEQIAKEEQRKAWKLQGVGEKYSTWEPTKRELELLRHNPKRRKITTNCTIGLRGLINLGNTCFMNCIVQALTHTPLLRDFFLSDRHKCEMQSNSCLVCEMSQLFQEFYSGHRSPHIPFRLLHLVWTHARHLAGYEQQDAHEFLIAALDVLHRHCKGDDNGKKANNPNNCNCIIDQIFTGGLQSDVTCQVCHGVSTTIDPFWDISLDLPGSSTPFWPLSPGGDGSTLNGESHLSGATTLTDCLRRFTRPEHLGSSAKIKCSGCHSYQESTKQLTMKKLPIVACFHLKRFEHSAKLRRKIPTYVSFPLELDMTPFMASSKESRMNGQYQQSVDVFNNDNKYSLFAVVNHQGTLESGHYTTFIRQHKDQWFKCDDAVITKASIKDVLDSEGYLLFYHKQFLEYE
- the usp22 gene encoding ubiquitin carboxyl-terminal hydrolase 22 isoform X2: MCGAHLNRLHSCLSCVFFGCFTKKHIHEHAKNKRHNLAIDLLYGGIYCFVCQDYIYDKDMEQIAKEEQRKAWKLQGVGEKYSTWEPTKRELELLRHNPKRRKITTNCTIGLRGLINLGNTCFMNCIVQALTHTPLLRDFFLSDRHKCEMQSNSCLVCEMSQLFQEFYSGHRSPHIPFRLLHLVWTHARHLAGYEQQDAHEFLIAALDVLHRHCKGDDNGKKANNPNNCNCIIDQIFTGGLQSDVTCQVCHGVSTTIDPFWDISLDLPGSSTPFWPLSPGGDGSTLNGESHLSGATTLTDCLRRFTRPEHLGSSAKIKCSGCHSYQESTKQLTMKKLPIVACFHLKRFEHSAKLRRKIPTYVSFPLELDMTPFMASSKESRMNGQYQQSVDVFNNDNKYSLFAVVNHQGTLESGHYTTFIRQHKDQWFKCDDAVITKASIKDVLDSEGYLLFYHKQFLEYE